The proteins below come from a single Streptomyces sp. MRC013 genomic window:
- a CDS encoding DJ-1/PfpI family protein: protein MTTATAPRGTVHLAVYDTFADWETGHATAWSARGGYAIRTVGPTAGPVTTIGGLRITPDLALADLRPEDSAMLVLTGADRWDEGDELAPFAAKARAFLDAGVPVAAICGATAGLARAGLLDGRPHTSSAAAYLAETGYGGGRHYVEADAVTSGDLITAGSTEPVAFAREVLGRLGVFEGERLDAWYRLFHHSDPAAYELLDSGDPAGA from the coding sequence GTGACCACCGCCACCGCTCCCCGCGGGACCGTCCACCTCGCCGTCTACGACACGTTCGCCGACTGGGAGACCGGCCACGCGACGGCCTGGTCGGCCCGCGGCGGCTACGCGATCCGCACGGTCGGCCCGACGGCCGGCCCGGTCACCACGATCGGCGGCCTGCGGATCACGCCCGATCTGGCCCTGGCCGACCTGCGCCCCGAGGACAGCGCGATGCTGGTCCTGACCGGTGCCGACCGGTGGGACGAGGGCGACGAGCTGGCCCCGTTCGCGGCGAAGGCCCGCGCGTTCCTCGACGCGGGCGTGCCGGTCGCGGCGATCTGCGGTGCGACCGCCGGGCTGGCCCGCGCGGGGCTGCTGGACGGCCGCCCCCACACCTCGTCCGCCGCGGCCTACCTGGCGGAGACCGGCTACGGGGGCGGCCGGCACTACGTGGAGGCGGACGCGGTGACCTCCGGGGACCTGATCACCGCCGGGTCGACGGAGCCGGTCGCGTTCGCGCGCGAGGTCCTGGGCCGGCTGGGCGTGTTCGAGGGCGAGCGCCTCGACGCCTGGTACCGGCTGTTCCACCACTCCGACCCGGCCGCGTACGAGCTCCTGGACTCCGGGGATCCGGCCGGCGCCTGA
- a CDS encoding GntR family transcriptional regulator, with protein MPVSGPVTRSTLRQQIADALRDEVLAGRLQPGREFTVKQIADQYGVSATPVREALVDLSAQGLLDSDQHRGFRVHRFTVDDYRAMVEARSLVVDGVLRRHMEGGAGWGRVPDEVLVSVRRRAEAAARAARAGDLDVLIGYDVRFWRELSGFVANRCIADFLHRLHIQAWVFAVPYLRGDRRSRDRLWCGYEELAEAVAAGPARRVAAVLDAYYAHSLSWADHLEQLPVPRGAPEHPA; from the coding sequence ATGCCCGTGAGCGGACCTGTGACCCGCAGCACCCTGCGCCAGCAGATCGCGGACGCGCTGCGTGACGAGGTGCTCGCGGGACGTCTCCAGCCGGGCCGGGAGTTCACGGTCAAGCAGATCGCGGACCAGTACGGCGTGTCCGCGACGCCCGTGCGGGAGGCGCTGGTCGACCTGTCGGCGCAGGGGCTGCTCGACTCCGACCAGCACAGGGGCTTCCGCGTCCACCGGTTCACGGTCGACGACTACCGGGCGATGGTCGAGGCCCGCTCCCTGGTCGTCGACGGCGTCCTGCGCCGCCACATGGAGGGCGGTGCGGGGTGGGGGCGCGTGCCGGACGAGGTGCTCGTCTCCGTACGGCGGCGGGCCGAGGCGGCCGCGCGGGCCGCGCGCGCCGGGGACCTCGACGTCCTGATCGGCTACGACGTGCGGTTCTGGCGGGAGCTGAGCGGGTTCGTCGCCAACCGCTGCATCGCCGACTTCCTCCACCGGCTGCACATTCAGGCGTGGGTGTTCGCCGTCCCGTACCTGAGGGGCGACCGGCGGTCGCGGGACCGTCTGTGGTGCGGGTACGAGGAGCTGGCGGAAGCCGTCGCGGCGGGCCCGGCCCGGCGGGTCGCCGCCGTCCTCGACGCGTACTACGCCCACTCGCTGAGCTGGGCCGACCACCTGGAACAGCTCCCGGTGCCCCGCGGGGCGCCCGAACACCCCGCGTAG
- a CDS encoding transposase family protein: protein MVTYVATLDVPRPVVEYLSRLLAAHRRRIGTPKGSRALGPFRQAVLVLRWFRERGCVHCLARDAAISQATGYRYLHEGIDVLAEKAPDLHEVLSRCRRAGMTHVILDGTLIPCDRVAGVRENGNDLWFSQKHKAFGGNVQFLSAPDGTPLWVSDVEPGSTPDITAARTHALPALYKAAASGLPTLADKGYTGAGIGIRVPVRRPKGKSEQALHADTRMFNALVRHVRALGERTAAELKQRWRTLQHVTLSPNRIGDIARAALVLNEIWK from the coding sequence TTGGTCACCTATGTTGCCACGCTCGACGTCCCGCGCCCTGTCGTGGAGTATCTGTCCCGCTTGCTGGCCGCGCACCGGCGGCGCATCGGCACGCCGAAGGGCTCGCGGGCGCTGGGCCCGTTCCGCCAGGCCGTGCTGGTGCTGCGCTGGTTTCGCGAGCGGGGGTGTGTGCACTGTCTGGCCCGTGACGCCGCAATCTCCCAGGCCACCGGCTACCGCTACCTGCACGAAGGCATCGACGTCCTCGCCGAGAAGGCCCCGGACCTGCACGAGGTCCTCTCCCGCTGCCGACGCGCCGGCATGACACACGTGATCCTCGACGGGACGCTCATCCCCTGCGACCGCGTGGCCGGCGTCCGTGAGAACGGCAACGACCTGTGGTTCAGCCAGAAGCACAAGGCATTCGGTGGGAACGTCCAGTTCCTGTCCGCTCCGGACGGCACCCCGCTGTGGGTCTCCGACGTCGAACCCGGCTCGACCCCTGACATCACCGCCGCCCGCACCCACGCCCTGCCCGCCTTGTACAAAGCAGCGGCCAGCGGCCTGCCGACCCTGGCGGACAAGGGTTACACCGGCGCGGGTATCGGCATCCGCGTCCCCGTCCGTCGCCCGAAGGGCAAGTCGGAACAGGCACTCCACGCCGACACCCGCATGTTCAACGCCCTGGTACGGCACGTGAGGGCGCTGGGTGAGCGCACCGCCGCCGAACTCAAGCAGCGATGGCGCACCCTGCAGCACGTCACGCTCAGCCCCAACCGGATCGGCGACATCGCCCGAGCCGCCCTCGTCCTCAACGAAATCTGGAAGTGA